One Alicyclobacillus acidoterrestris DNA window includes the following coding sequences:
- a CDS encoding transposase has translation MPKLPDTTLLYKDLKRLGSDAGIKAIRSAHRQILRSLLPKGQGIVVDIDSSVETVYGAQQQSAVGYHPHHHGRASFHPLLAFDSLTGCCLYDELRSGDVHTSDGFADFYKAMKDRLPDGVNIRAVRMDKGFTGEKVFQILEQDQRDYVIKLKWTKRLAQLAQAPNLLWHCITESDREHCDVTSIMYQATSWDKPRWVVIVRRLDIDPQECLCADWLWEYEAIATTLDWSGEDVWHFYNFRGNAEKHVALQPGVRQWTAGRLRRRLFHLPGILVRHARQWSIRLPVYAKHRSLLMLHAAT, from the coding sequence GTGCCGAAACTGCCTGATACGACTCTGTTGTATAAGGATCTGAAGCGGCTCGGTTCCGACGCTGGCATCAAAGCGATACGTTCGGCGCATAGACAAATCCTAAGGTCACTTCTCCCCAAAGGACAAGGCATCGTGGTCGATATCGACTCCTCTGTAGAGACTGTTTATGGCGCGCAGCAACAGTCCGCTGTTGGATATCATCCACACCATCACGGACGAGCGAGTTTCCATCCCTTGCTGGCGTTTGATTCACTCACTGGTTGTTGTCTCTATGATGAGTTGCGCTCTGGTGACGTCCACACATCAGATGGATTTGCGGATTTCTACAAGGCGATGAAAGACCGGTTGCCGGATGGCGTCAACATTCGTGCCGTCCGCATGGATAAAGGGTTTACCGGAGAGAAAGTGTTTCAGATATTGGAGCAAGATCAGCGGGATTACGTCATCAAACTGAAGTGGACCAAGCGACTCGCACAGTTGGCGCAAGCGCCAAATCTACTCTGGCACTGCATCACAGAGAGTGACCGGGAACATTGTGACGTTACTTCCATCATGTATCAGGCAACATCCTGGGACAAGCCTCGGTGGGTCGTGATTGTACGTCGCTTGGACATTGACCCACAGGAGTGCCTGTGTGCGGATTGGCTCTGGGAATACGAAGCGATTGCCACAACGCTTGACTGGAGCGGCGAGGATGTATGGCACTTCTATAACTTTCGTGGTAACGCTGAGAAGCACGTCGCGCTACAACCAGGAGTGCGACAGTGGACCGCCGGACGGCTCAGACGAAGACTATTCCATCTACCTGGGATTCTGGTGCGTCATGCACGCCAGTGGAGCATTCGTCTTCCCGTGTATGCCAAGCATCGGTCGTTGCTCATGCTTCATGCCGCCACGTAG
- a CDS encoding IS110 family RNA-guided transposase, with product MYFVGIDIAKRHHEACIIDSAGQSQGKTLRFPNTQAGGQKLIQWMQHVDPDLSSTEVALEATGHYWLALHSFLRKHGVKVQVINPIQSDAFRNMYIRQTKNDTKDAFIIAEVLRFGRYTTTELGSDEIVALQQLSRFRFSLVDSISDLKRQVIRVLDMLFPEYERLFSDLFGKTSSELLMEYTTPEEILAVDTEELAAFMAKHSRNRLGLDKAEELKSAAASSFGIDTALDAYRLQLCLLLQQIRFTEEQLESLNAEIEKRLKSMDTNLVTIPGIDPVLAAAILGEIGDISRFPTGAKLVAFAGIDPTVRSSGEFTGTHNRMSKRGSPYLRRAIWLAANVAKMHNPILKDFYDQKRAQGKHHLAATGAVARKMTYIIHAVLRDKKPYEPMA from the coding sequence GTGTATTTTGTTGGTATTGACATTGCCAAACGCCATCATGAAGCCTGTATCATCGACTCTGCTGGGCAGAGTCAAGGCAAGACGCTACGTTTTCCAAACACGCAGGCTGGTGGCCAGAAGCTGATCCAGTGGATGCAACATGTCGATCCCGATTTGTCATCCACAGAAGTCGCTCTAGAAGCTACAGGCCACTACTGGTTGGCGTTACACTCGTTTCTCCGTAAGCATGGTGTCAAGGTGCAGGTCATCAATCCCATTCAGTCGGATGCATTTCGCAACATGTACATTCGACAGACCAAAAATGACACGAAAGACGCATTCATCATTGCTGAGGTGTTGCGCTTTGGACGGTACACCACGACAGAACTCGGCAGTGACGAAATCGTTGCTTTACAGCAATTGAGCCGGTTTCGGTTCAGTCTGGTCGATTCTATTTCAGACCTAAAGCGGCAAGTCATCCGTGTGCTCGACATGTTGTTTCCCGAATACGAGCGACTGTTCTCCGACCTATTTGGCAAAACATCCTCCGAATTGTTGATGGAATACACAACACCGGAAGAAATCCTTGCCGTAGATACAGAAGAATTGGCGGCTTTCATGGCCAAACACAGTCGGAACCGTCTCGGACTGGACAAGGCGGAGGAGCTCAAGTCTGCCGCTGCCTCGTCGTTTGGCATTGACACAGCGCTGGATGCGTATCGGCTACAACTATGCCTGCTTCTTCAGCAAATTCGCTTTACAGAGGAACAGTTAGAATCCCTGAACGCCGAGATAGAAAAACGCTTAAAGAGCATGGACACCAATCTCGTGACGATTCCGGGAATCGATCCGGTTCTTGCTGCTGCGATACTCGGTGAAATCGGGGACATTTCCAGATTTCCAACTGGCGCCAAGCTCGTTGCGTTCGCCGGGATCGACCCTACGGTGCGAAGTTCGGGCGAATTTACCGGAACCCACAACCGAATGTCCAAACGAGGCTCACCGTACTTACGACGGGCGATTTGGCTTGCTGCAAATGTCGCCAAAATGCACAACCCAATCCTTAAGGATTTTTACGATCAGAAGCGTGCCCAAGGGAAACACCACCTGGCTGCAACGGGCGCTGTCGCCCGCAAAATGACGTACATCATTCACGCCGTTCTGCGGGATAAGAAACCATACGAACCAATGGCGTAA
- a CDS encoding DUF5348 domain-containing protein, which yields MKGNLQFSPLRDRWCFTNDKVEYHLHCGEAVEIRVGDTYYGARIELCGEGWYAIFHEDAKRCDAFVLMRNRTYAARWIYT from the coding sequence ATGAAGGGGAATCTACAATTTAGTCCACTAAGGGACCGATGGTGCTTTACGAATGACAAAGTCGAGTATCACCTGCACTGCGGAGAAGCTGTTGAAATAAGAGTCGGCGACACCTATTATGGCGCGAGGATTGAGCTGTGTGGAGAGGGATGGTACGCCATTTTCCACGAAGACGCAAAGAGGTGTGACGCATTCGTGCTGATGCGCAACCGAACCTACGCCGCAAGATGGATATACACCTAG
- a CDS encoding IS3 family transposase, whose amino-acid sequence MKKAKKAVIEKDALLKQRIRHLCERFPRYGYRRIKVMLRRQYSMQVNHKRVHRLMREMGLLVKSPQREASRKKRSRKIPVSQSNEHSQCDMTKIWCGKDGWGYLFAVIDAYDREIVGYSFSRYCRTEELLQAVDNAFNYRFPSGVRGANLTLRKHERTGYNNPDADGYIVDAQII is encoded by the coding sequence GTGAAGAAGGCGAAAAAAGCGGTTATTGAGAAAGACGCCCTATTGAAACAGCGGATTCGCCATCTATGCGAGAGATTCCCACGATATGGATACCGTAGAATCAAGGTCATGTTGCGTCGTCAATACAGCATGCAGGTAAACCATAAACGAGTACATCGGCTCATGCGGGAAATGGGATTGTTGGTCAAATCCCCACAGCGAGAAGCTTCCCGAAAGAAGCGGTCTAGAAAGATTCCGGTGAGTCAGTCAAACGAACACTCCCAGTGCGATATGACAAAAATTTGGTGTGGTAAGGATGGCTGGGGATATCTGTTCGCGGTAATCGATGCGTACGACCGTGAAATTGTGGGGTATTCGTTTTCGCGCTATTGCCGGACAGAGGAATTGCTGCAGGCTGTGGATAACGCATTCAACTACCGATTCCCGAGTGGGGTACGAGGGGCAAACTTAACGCTCAGAAAACATGAACGGACAGGTTATAACAACCCGGACGCAGATGGCTATATTGTGGACGCTCAGATTATTTGA
- a CDS encoding transposase, with protein MPGRKWTVDEKMNIVLEGMVPGANISEVCRQHGVAQSLYYKWRDAFLTG; from the coding sequence ATGCCAGGACGTAAGTGGACTGTGGACGAGAAAATGAACATTGTGTTGGAAGGGATGGTTCCCGGGGCGAACATCAGCGAGGTTTGCCGACAGCATGGTGTAGCCCAAAGTCTGTATTACAAGTGGCGTGACGCATTTCTGACCGGTTAA
- a CDS encoding Mu transposase C-terminal domain-containing protein, with the protein MASGDVETLEELNDVFHTWITAFYHTRRHGSTGVSPEERAALTNRKPRRVPEAELNEVFYWQEERKVDKTGCVSLQGSQFEVASELVGAKVQLRYDPFDLSVIQVWRDDQRWDDARTIDLTRRHDRRVQPESSVQGETDPGVSIFDALKERKRQASEGLQFSAVKDGEPQ; encoded by the coding sequence GTGGCAAGTGGCGATGTGGAGACGCTTGAGGAGCTCAATGACGTATTTCACACTTGGATCACTGCATTCTACCATACAAGGAGGCATGGAAGCACCGGTGTTTCGCCGGAAGAACGCGCTGCCTTGACCAACAGAAAGCCAAGGCGCGTGCCCGAGGCAGAATTGAACGAGGTATTTTATTGGCAAGAAGAAAGAAAGGTAGATAAAACTGGCTGCGTGTCGCTGCAAGGAAGCCAGTTTGAGGTAGCCAGTGAGTTGGTGGGGGCAAAAGTCCAACTGCGCTACGACCCATTCGATTTATCCGTGATTCAGGTTTGGAGGGATGACCAACGCTGGGACGATGCCAGAACCATTGATTTAACGCGACGCCACGACAGGCGTGTACAACCCGAGTCATCCGTGCAGGGCGAAACAGACCCTGGTGTAAGCATCTTTGACGCACTGAAGGAACGAAAGAGACAGGCTTCTGAAGGGCTTCAATTCTCAGCCGTGAAAGATGGTGAGCCGCAGTGA
- a CDS encoding ExeA family protein: MTPTEKWNWRETPFRRDVAGEALFETKGHHEAMARLNYVLEHRALGLLTGEVGSGKTTLVRQLLMGLDEMKFQPVYICILGLKPKDFYAELLSHMGEAMPFGLSKARKLWGERIQGQSGATDRRWVVVIDEAQDMSEEMTQELRFARNQQMDASSPFSLLLVGQPEMRRKLRLKKYEAISQRIEMAYHMAGMNREETGQYIRHQMKQTGTSLPVFTDGAVQMMYAASRGIPRVVNQLCTQALYDAAVRDSEAIDDSHVQRVLTDQE, translated from the coding sequence GTGACACCGACGGAAAAGTGGAATTGGAGAGAGACCCCATTTCGGCGGGATGTGGCGGGCGAAGCCCTGTTCGAAACAAAAGGTCACCACGAAGCTATGGCGCGGCTGAATTACGTGCTGGAGCACCGGGCTTTAGGCCTTCTCACCGGTGAAGTTGGCAGTGGCAAGACCACGCTGGTTCGACAATTGCTAATGGGCTTGGATGAGATGAAGTTCCAACCTGTCTACATTTGTATACTCGGGCTCAAACCGAAGGATTTCTATGCTGAACTCCTGTCCCACATGGGAGAGGCGATGCCGTTTGGCCTGAGCAAGGCGAGAAAGTTATGGGGGGAGCGAATTCAAGGCCAGTCTGGCGCAACGGACCGTCGGTGGGTCGTGGTAATTGATGAGGCCCAAGACATGTCCGAAGAGATGACCCAAGAACTGCGATTTGCACGCAACCAGCAGATGGATGCCAGTTCTCCGTTCTCGCTGTTACTTGTTGGACAACCAGAAATGCGACGCAAACTGCGACTGAAAAAGTATGAGGCCATCTCGCAGCGCATTGAGATGGCTTACCATATGGCTGGGATGAACCGTGAGGAGACGGGTCAATACATTCGGCACCAGATGAAGCAGACCGGTACCAGCCTACCTGTGTTTACAGACGGCGCGGTCCAGATGATGTATGCGGCAAGCCGAGGTATTCCGCGTGTCGTGAACCAATTATGTACACAGGCGTTGTACGATGCAGCAGTGAGAGACAGCGAAGCGATTGATGACAGTCATGTTCAGCGGGTTTTGACCGACCAGGAGTAG
- a CDS encoding ketopantoate reductase family protein, with translation MREIQNVSVIGLGAIGAAYASRLYDMNPKCVRVIADEERIARYRSRDMVVNGRAYAFDYVSPETEVHPADLVIIAVKYEGLAQALADIRRHVGPDTIILSLLNGISSEEMIAQAYGDKNLLYAICVAIDAVREGASVRFSGIGRICFGERDNTVYSAKVQRVKSLFERANIPYEIPTDMLRTLWWKFMINVGVNQASAVLRAPYGVFQAVPEAHELMVRGMQEVVALAEHVGVHLSQDDISGFDEILYAMSPDGKTSMLQDIEAGRKTEVDYMAGAVRRLGRQYGVATPVNDMFYLVIRAMEALQYH, from the coding sequence ATGCGTGAAATTCAAAATGTTTCGGTAATCGGATTGGGTGCCATTGGCGCTGCCTATGCGAGTCGGCTGTATGATATGAATCCGAAGTGCGTCCGCGTCATTGCCGACGAGGAGCGGATTGCGCGCTATCGCTCGCGCGATATGGTGGTCAATGGGCGCGCCTATGCGTTTGATTACGTTTCCCCAGAGACAGAGGTTCATCCTGCTGATTTGGTGATTATTGCCGTGAAGTATGAGGGATTGGCGCAGGCGCTGGCCGATATCCGTCGTCACGTCGGCCCAGACACGATTATTTTGTCACTGTTAAACGGCATCTCTAGTGAGGAGATGATTGCACAGGCTTATGGTGACAAGAACCTGTTATATGCGATTTGCGTTGCGATTGACGCAGTGCGGGAAGGCGCGTCCGTTCGGTTCTCTGGGATTGGCCGCATCTGTTTTGGGGAGCGGGATAACACGGTGTATTCAGCCAAGGTGCAGCGCGTAAAATCGCTTTTTGAACGGGCGAATATTCCGTATGAGATCCCCACGGACATGCTTCGAACGCTATGGTGGAAATTTATGATTAATGTCGGCGTGAATCAAGCATCAGCTGTGCTTCGAGCACCTTATGGCGTCTTTCAAGCTGTTCCCGAGGCGCATGAGCTGATGGTGCGCGGGATGCAGGAAGTTGTGGCGCTCGCTGAACATGTAGGCGTTCATTTATCGCAGGACGACATCTCCGGCTTTGATGAAATATTGTACGCGATGTCGCCAGATGGCAAGACGTCTATGCTGCAGGATATTGAAGCGGGGCGAAAAACAGAGGTGGACTACATGGCGGGCGCCGTGCGAAGGCTCGGGCGTCAGTATGGGGTTGCGACACCCGTTAACGATATGTTTTATTTGGTGATTCGGGCAATGGAGGCTTTGCAGTATCATTAA
- a CDS encoding spore coat protein, which translates to MSSEKKWSALDPSAEHPCAPRGGVSQSATESIKTVQSNDEHIYIKDSCDVTVTTTDIQAAVNLQVAIQLAIALIINISIADGQQADSITQDLLQRIRTRQDIHQKTVVENSRGITVTTTAAEASVNIQILLQVLLAIIAKLEIL; encoded by the coding sequence TTGTCAAGTGAGAAGAAATGGTCCGCATTAGACCCAAGTGCTGAGCATCCATGTGCCCCACGTGGTGGCGTAAGTCAATCCGCGACGGAATCCATTAAGACCGTGCAGAGCAACGACGAACACATTTACATCAAGGACTCTTGTGATGTAACGGTGACGACGACGGACATTCAGGCAGCCGTCAACCTGCAGGTCGCTATCCAATTGGCGATTGCGTTGATTATCAACATCTCTATTGCCGATGGGCAACAAGCAGACAGTATCACACAGGATCTTTTGCAACGGATTCGCACGCGGCAGGATATCCACCAAAAGACAGTCGTTGAGAACTCCCGTGGAATCACGGTAACCACGACGGCGGCTGAAGCCAGCGTCAACATTCAAATCCTGCTTCAGGTTCTCTTGGCTATCATTGCGAAGTTGGAAATCCTCTAA
- a CDS encoding spore coat protein, with protein sequence MSSRKRKLRKQHGKLVVKKFGRRAQTMRKRRHNRLSFGYDYDINKAEGLYLPKPHLTSETRHKRRFEPEWAEGDNAEFALELPNVEAADEIVQVDETSVFTDEENCLIVIVRDSCDVEIVNQDLTAALNLQLTLQLALATILSLTVGENTANSIVEEIVSQLSDIQRTRKVIHVENSQSVRVQLSSTEISFNIQVLLQLLLAIIAQVEVA encoded by the coding sequence ATGAGTTCACGCAAGAGAAAGTTACGAAAGCAGCACGGCAAATTGGTCGTGAAAAAGTTTGGTCGACGTGCTCAAACGATGCGCAAGCGGCGTCATAACCGCCTGTCGTTTGGCTACGATTACGATATCAACAAAGCTGAGGGCCTGTACTTGCCAAAGCCGCACTTGACGAGTGAAACGCGTCACAAGCGGCGTTTTGAGCCCGAGTGGGCAGAAGGCGACAACGCCGAGTTTGCGCTTGAGTTGCCGAATGTCGAGGCAGCCGACGAAATTGTTCAAGTGGATGAGACGTCGGTTTTCACGGATGAGGAGAATTGCCTCATTGTGATTGTACGGGACTCTTGTGATGTCGAGATTGTGAACCAGGACTTGACGGCAGCACTCAATCTCCAACTGACTTTACAACTTGCGCTGGCGACCATTCTGAGTTTGACGGTGGGCGAGAATACCGCCAACTCGATTGTCGAGGAAATCGTGTCGCAATTGAGCGATATTCAGCGCACGCGAAAAGTCATTCATGTGGAAAATTCGCAGTCTGTCAGAGTTCAGCTGTCGAGCACAGAAATCTCGTTTAACATTCAAGTTCTCCTACAGCTCTTATTGGCTATCATCGCTCAAGTGGAAGTCGCTTAA
- a CDS encoding EAL domain-containing protein, producing the protein MKTRTWFNRKAPGHAQGLEILSIGRWEYHVSTREVRCSPEVYQIFGLTSNTESLRPNMLVERIHPADREIIRAYWRQVFQDKLQSRSFTYRIRGPQNQSRYVQGTAECVYDENGTLTHVEGTLRDVTRMVMQHNLFVLKNQLHVLENYETDPLVILDKHLNVAKWNQASQALFGWSEKELLLHQPVHLRMENKEAMYNLYQTALQHGGTICFDNDYIRRDGTTFTATVCLFSLHNELGEIIGVAEHYQPLIHSNMTEQASVQSEPHLHALTRHSSDVFLTLTRDMRISYVSNAIENVLGHRAIDVAQTDFLALVHPNDRQLCEEAIQNLSNGKQNKIKIELQIQNKDGIWRICDATFHNLHKGKRTDGYIVNFHDITENKQTQELMNYIADHDWLTDLPNRRAFEEQLSAMIGLAAKRNHPFAVLTMNLNKFKYINDTLGHSIGDKLIQTISQDIRTRIPSECIVARIGADEFAILVPGAENQEHVYHLADQLLHLFEREIRIDQYAVYVSAGIGISFYPIDGTDTETLMKHADIALHHAKDVGHSAMQVYSTNLTAGAYKQFSLANDFRTALRNNDFVLHYQPRIDAVTGRIVAAEALIRWDHEDWGLVSPGEFIQIAEDNGLIVPLGDWVIETVCQQLQTWSNSIAKGIKVSVNVSAKQFLVANFVDSVRNALKKYNVPPQQLEFEITETTIMPNEPSVVKAIEQLRTMGIAIFFDDFGTGYSSLSWLHRYELDGIKLDRSFVSHVPDHWAPTQIVSSVIQLAHSLGLTVVAEGVETIQQLDFLKQAKCEQIQGFLFSKPVPAQQFEELLRTGVLTPNPVHQTSPAPIENRRKHFRVTPPHPMVAMVTIAAVNSRRLSLGYTDILLMDIGPGGLRFVSNLRFPANHGVVLHFKLTLFKRIIELEGSIVWSEEVADNLLQYGVEFSLDEAERKKLFPLFNDFAIQVQAGKFDGEWFTGPLDSFFQS; encoded by the coding sequence GTGAAAACCAGGACGTGGTTTAATCGGAAAGCTCCAGGACATGCGCAGGGCCTGGAGATTCTGAGCATTGGCAGGTGGGAATATCACGTCTCCACAAGAGAAGTTCGTTGCTCACCTGAAGTGTACCAAATTTTCGGTCTTACCTCGAACACAGAATCCCTTCGCCCAAACATGCTTGTCGAACGGATTCACCCCGCCGACCGGGAAATCATCCGAGCCTACTGGCGACAAGTCTTTCAAGACAAACTGCAAAGCCGCAGCTTTACGTACCGCATTCGCGGGCCACAGAACCAATCGCGCTATGTACAAGGCACAGCTGAATGCGTATATGACGAGAACGGCACGCTGACGCACGTCGAAGGTACCCTACGCGATGTCACGAGGATGGTCATGCAGCACAATCTGTTTGTGCTCAAAAACCAACTCCACGTCCTCGAAAACTACGAGACTGACCCACTCGTCATTCTCGACAAACACCTAAACGTCGCAAAGTGGAACCAGGCTTCACAAGCACTATTCGGTTGGAGCGAAAAAGAATTGCTCTTGCACCAGCCGGTTCATCTTCGCATGGAAAACAAAGAGGCGATGTATAACCTCTATCAGACAGCGCTACAGCACGGTGGGACAATTTGCTTTGACAACGATTACATAAGACGGGACGGAACCACGTTCACAGCCACCGTTTGCCTATTTTCACTGCATAATGAGTTGGGCGAGATCATCGGTGTGGCGGAGCATTACCAACCGCTCATCCATTCCAACATGACAGAGCAAGCGAGCGTTCAGAGCGAGCCGCATCTGCATGCGCTGACACGTCACTCCTCGGACGTATTCCTCACCCTAACACGTGACATGCGCATTTCATACGTAAGTAATGCTATCGAGAACGTGCTCGGCCATCGTGCTATTGACGTCGCTCAAACCGATTTTTTAGCACTCGTACACCCAAACGACAGGCAACTGTGTGAAGAGGCCATTCAAAACCTGTCAAACGGGAAACAAAATAAAATCAAAATTGAACTGCAAATTCAGAATAAAGACGGCATATGGCGCATTTGCGATGCGACGTTCCACAACTTGCACAAAGGAAAGCGTACCGACGGGTATATCGTAAACTTCCACGACATCACAGAGAATAAGCAAACTCAGGAGCTCATGAACTACATTGCCGATCACGACTGGTTGACCGACCTACCCAACCGGCGCGCATTCGAAGAACAACTATCGGCCATGATTGGACTCGCAGCAAAGCGCAATCACCCGTTCGCCGTTTTAACCATGAATCTGAATAAATTCAAGTATATCAACGACACACTTGGGCATTCAATAGGGGACAAGTTAATTCAGACAATATCTCAGGACATCCGCACGCGCATTCCATCAGAGTGCATCGTCGCCAGAATTGGTGCAGACGAGTTTGCCATTCTCGTCCCGGGTGCCGAAAACCAGGAACACGTATATCACCTGGCTGACCAATTGCTCCATCTGTTTGAACGAGAGATTCGGATTGACCAGTATGCCGTATACGTCTCAGCCGGAATTGGCATCAGCTTTTATCCAATCGACGGAACCGATACCGAAACGCTGATGAAACACGCCGATATCGCCTTACACCATGCAAAGGACGTAGGGCACAGCGCCATGCAGGTGTATTCCACGAACCTGACGGCCGGCGCGTATAAACAGTTTTCCTTAGCGAACGACTTTCGCACCGCACTGCGAAACAATGACTTCGTTTTGCACTATCAACCGCGCATTGACGCCGTCACGGGGCGCATCGTTGCTGCTGAAGCGTTGATTCGGTGGGACCACGAAGACTGGGGGCTCGTCTCCCCCGGCGAGTTCATCCAAATTGCCGAGGACAACGGTCTCATTGTCCCACTCGGCGACTGGGTGATTGAGACCGTCTGTCAGCAACTCCAGACATGGAGCAATTCCATTGCCAAAGGCATCAAAGTGTCGGTCAACGTGTCCGCAAAACAGTTTCTCGTTGCGAATTTCGTCGACTCAGTTCGCAACGCCTTAAAGAAATACAATGTACCCCCGCAACAACTAGAGTTTGAGATTACAGAAACGACCATTATGCCGAATGAGCCATCGGTGGTGAAAGCCATTGAACAACTGCGTACGATGGGTATCGCGATTTTCTTCGACGACTTTGGAACCGGCTACTCATCCCTCAGTTGGCTGCACCGCTATGAATTGGATGGCATTAAGCTGGATCGGTCGTTCGTGTCACACGTCCCTGACCACTGGGCACCTACACAAATTGTAAGCTCAGTGATTCAACTGGCACACAGCCTAGGCCTGACGGTGGTCGCGGAAGGCGTGGAGACCATACAACAACTCGACTTTTTAAAACAGGCAAAGTGCGAGCAAATTCAAGGATTCCTCTTCAGCAAACCCGTTCCAGCCCAGCAGTTTGAGGAACTCCTGCGCACGGGTGTGTTGACACCGAATCCTGTACATCAGACGAGCCCGGCACCCATTGAAAACCGCCGCAAACACTTCCGAGTGACCCCGCCGCACCCGATGGTTGCAATGGTAACCATCGCCGCGGTCAACTCACGACGGTTGTCCCTTGGGTACACGGACATTTTACTCATGGACATCGGGCCAGGCGGTCTGCGGTTTGTCTCGAATCTCCGATTTCCTGCAAACCATGGCGTCGTCCTGCACTTCAAACTGACCTTATTTAAACGCATCATCGAATTGGAGGGATCGATTGTCTGGTCTGAAGAAGTAGCGGACAATTTACTTCAATACGGAGTGGAATTCTCATTGGATGAAGCTGAACGCAAAAAGCTCTTCCCACTGTTTAATGACTTTGCTATACAAGTCCAGGCCGGAAAGTTTGACGGTGAATGGTTTACTGGTCCGCTCGACTCGTTCTTCCAATCATAA
- a CDS encoding P-II family nitrogen regulator: protein MKRIDAVIRPEKLQAVIKALRNMGVNGFTVIPVQGRGQERNAQGVYRGHTYNINLHPKIKLEIVVSDIYLQRTIQTIIDAAQTGETGDGKIFVYEVLEAYNIRTGVVDETIDELNR from the coding sequence GTGAAACGGATAGATGCGGTCATCCGCCCTGAAAAACTTCAAGCCGTGATAAAGGCTCTGAGAAACATGGGTGTCAACGGGTTTACTGTCATCCCTGTGCAGGGGAGAGGACAGGAGCGCAACGCACAGGGTGTTTACCGCGGGCATACGTACAACATTAATTTACATCCCAAAATCAAACTGGAAATTGTGGTATCCGACATATATTTGCAGCGAACGATTCAAACCATTATCGACGCCGCACAGACGGGTGAGACGGGAGATGGCAAGATCTTCGTCTACGAGGTTCTAGAAGCATACAACATACGGACGGGTGTCGTCGATGAAACGATAGATGAATTGAACCGCTAA